Proteins found in one Thalassomonas actiniarum genomic segment:
- a CDS encoding efflux RND transporter periplasmic adaptor subunit — MKIELTKNRYKRQKWLIAAALATGVACAAYGLTGTGIPDIDIDNLTFATVQQGELNLYAEAYGEFYSAKERLLTAPAQGKVAEVLIRPGAKVTQDTVILRLSNPKLEQELNQAKGLLAQQQAQKAAFEFEQQNQRLNYRGSIADIEAAIEEAELELSVNQDLMSRGVAAKIELQRAKLAVKQQKKRLVFEQEKYQQLQEMQLFQLKQRDIEIQQQQANIQVLTAQYENMQVRAGISGSVQALEVELGQSVQLGQSLAKVGSDQELIARLRIPQRLADQIDLNAPVSIDTQKGQVSGHITRIETLVSNGVVLAEAVLDSALTSNARPALPVTASIFMKTAPDALYIKQFSGMRPHSTQQVFVRDESGLARQKEVTFGELSQGKLMVKSGLEQKDEIITSNLEAFAQYAEISLVR, encoded by the coding sequence ATGAAAATAGAACTGACGAAAAACCGTTATAAAAGACAAAAATGGTTAATTGCCGCGGCATTAGCTACCGGGGTTGCCTGTGCCGCCTATGGTCTCACCGGCACCGGTATTCCCGATATCGATATTGATAACTTAACTTTTGCCACGGTGCAGCAGGGAGAGTTGAACCTTTATGCCGAAGCCTACGGTGAGTTTTATTCCGCCAAAGAGCGGTTATTGACGGCGCCGGCTCAAGGCAAGGTCGCCGAGGTGTTGATCCGCCCGGGAGCCAAAGTGACACAGGATACGGTGATATTACGCTTATCGAACCCTAAGCTTGAGCAGGAATTAAACCAGGCGAAAGGTCTGCTGGCACAGCAGCAAGCGCAAAAAGCCGCTTTTGAGTTTGAACAGCAAAACCAGCGACTGAATTACCGGGGCAGTATTGCTGATATTGAAGCTGCTATTGAAGAGGCTGAGCTGGAGCTGAGTGTTAATCAGGATTTAATGTCGCGGGGTGTGGCCGCTAAAATTGAGTTGCAGCGGGCAAAATTAGCGGTTAAGCAACAAAAGAAACGTTTAGTGTTTGAGCAGGAAAAATATCAACAGTTGCAGGAAATGCAGTTATTCCAGCTTAAGCAGCGGGATATTGAAATACAGCAGCAGCAGGCGAATATTCAGGTGCTGACAGCGCAATATGAAAATATGCAAGTAAGGGCGGGCATTAGCGGCAGTGTACAGGCGTTGGAGGTTGAATTGGGGCAAAGTGTGCAGCTGGGGCAGTCGCTGGCCAAAGTGGGCAGCGATCAGGAATTGATTGCCCGCTTGCGTATCCCCCAGCGGCTGGCGGATCAAATCGATCTCAATGCCCCTGTCAGTATAGACACGCAAAAAGGCCAGGTCAGCGGCCATATTACCCGCATTGAAACTTTAGTCTCCAATGGTGTGGTGCTGGCGGAGGCGGTACTTGACTCGGCGCTTACCAGTAATGCCCGTCCGGCGCTGCCGGTTACCGCCAGCATTTTTATGAAAACAGCCCCTGATGCCCTTTATATCAAGCAGTTTTCAGGGATGCGCCCTCACAGCACACAGCAAGTTTTTGTCCGGGATGAGTCAGGGCTGGCCAGGCAGAAAGAAGTCACTTTCGGTGAACTCTCCCAGGGCAAACTCATGGTGAAAAGCGGTCTTGAACAAAAAGATGAAATCATCACCAGTAACCTGGAAGCGTTTGCCCAATATGCAGAAATTTCACTTGTACGTTAA
- a CDS encoding alternative ribosome-rescue factor A — translation MKTKQKTIKQANKPQAAAVETGRGVIRDNFLAALVTSKVYRQQVVKAKKGKGAYQRKEKHKGRESYLMAA, via the coding sequence ATGAAAACAAAGCAAAAAACGATAAAACAGGCCAACAAGCCTCAGGCAGCAGCCGTTGAGACCGGCAGAGGCGTGATCCGTGATAATTTTCTTGCCGCCCTGGTGACGTCCAAAGTTTATCGCCAGCAGGTCGTCAAAGCCAAAAAAGGCAAAGGAGCCTACCAGCGCAAGGAAAAACATAAAGGACGAGAGTCCTATTTAATGGCCGCTTAA
- the yjjX gene encoding inosine/xanthosine triphosphatase yields the protein MRQEILNVVVGSLNPVKINAVQTALSSLFPDHQVQCHGQDAPSLVADQPMSADETREGAINRVLYCQQQTESHEAADFYIAIEGGVDNFEYGPSTFAYVVVDNGERQSVGRTSILPLPKSVYQALEQGEELGDVMDNLFNTRNIKQQGGAIGLLTNHQQTRQSVYHQALILAMAPFLHPDLYQ from the coding sequence ATGAGGCAAGAAATTCTTAATGTCGTGGTCGGCTCGCTTAACCCGGTTAAAATTAATGCGGTGCAAACGGCATTAAGCAGCTTATTTCCCGATCACCAGGTCCAGTGCCACGGACAAGATGCCCCCTCCCTGGTAGCGGATCAACCCATGAGCGCAGACGAAACCCGGGAAGGAGCCATTAACCGGGTACTCTACTGCCAGCAACAGACAGAATCCCACGAGGCGGCGGATTTCTATATCGCCATCGAAGGCGGTGTAGATAACTTTGAATACGGTCCGTCCACTTTTGCTTATGTCGTTGTCGATAACGGCGAAAGACAAAGCGTTGGCAGAACCTCGATATTACCCCTGCCCAAAAGTGTTTACCAGGCCCTGGAACAAGGGGAAGAGTTAGGCGATGTGATGGATAACCTGTTTAATACCCGGAACATCAAGCAACAGGGGGGCGCCATCGGCTTGCTCACCAATCACCAGCAAACCCGGCAAAGCGTGTACCACCAGGCATTGATCCTGGCCATGGCGCCGTTTCTTCATCCGGATCTCTATCAATAA
- a CDS encoding porin, which produces MKLSNRVLTLAICSAFTLPAMAANVDIYGKANLSLQSSDDGDGQFTEIKSNASRIGLKGTHALSDGLSVVYKAEFQVDMDGDSDDNFTDRNQYVGLKGNFGEVLLGKNDTILKQSQGKIDQFNDLNADIKNLFKGENRMSDTLTYKSPKVNGFQFAATYIAEDEADAEDGYSVGLFYGDKGLKKSKVFASIAVDTDVKGYDITRATVQGKVAGVVLGAMYQTQESDDGSAEMDGFVLSAKYALDKVVLKAQYQDADHDGSDDKTGASVGVDYRLAKSTKLYAFYTAFDIDNGEDKDYLGVGIEYKF; this is translated from the coding sequence ATGAAACTTTCAAACCGTGTTCTCACTCTGGCTATTTGTTCTGCATTCACTTTACCGGCTATGGCAGCCAACGTAGATATTTATGGTAAGGCGAACCTGTCTTTACAATCTTCTGATGACGGCGACGGTCAGTTTACCGAAATTAAAAGTAATGCCTCGCGCATCGGTTTAAAAGGTACCCATGCCTTAAGCGATGGTTTATCCGTCGTATATAAAGCTGAATTTCAGGTGGATATGGATGGTGACAGCGATGATAATTTCACCGACCGTAACCAGTATGTCGGCTTAAAGGGTAACTTTGGTGAAGTATTACTGGGTAAAAACGATACCATATTGAAGCAATCCCAGGGCAAAATCGACCAGTTCAATGATTTAAATGCCGATATTAAAAACTTATTTAAAGGGGAGAACCGCATGAGTGATACCCTTACCTATAAGTCACCAAAAGTAAACGGCTTCCAGTTTGCCGCTACCTATATTGCCGAAGATGAAGCCGATGCCGAGGACGGCTATTCTGTCGGGCTTTTCTATGGCGATAAAGGCCTGAAAAAATCCAAAGTTTTTGCCTCCATTGCCGTAGACACCGATGTAAAAGGGTATGACATTACCCGTGCCACGGTGCAGGGCAAGGTTGCCGGTGTCGTTTTAGGCGCCATGTACCAGACGCAGGAAAGCGATGACGGCAGTGCCGAAATGGACGGCTTCGTATTGTCGGCCAAATATGCGCTTGATAAAGTTGTCCTGAAAGCTCAGTACCAGGATGCAGACCACGACGGCAGTGACGATAAAACCGGTGCCAGCGTAGGAGTGGATTATCGTTTGGCGAAGAGCACTAAATTATATGCCTTTTACACTGCATTCGACATCGACAACGGCGAAGACAAGGATTATTTAGGCGTAGGTATTGAATATAAGTTCTAA
- a CDS encoding DUF2959 domain-containing protein yields MREFKSYFALLILFACLSGCSSAYYSAMEKVGIHKRDIMVDRVEEAKDSQQEAQQQFASALEQLSALIAFDGGDLQTQYELTNEQYENSKNAAEEVGARIAAVENVADALFDEWHEELSQYSSAKLRRQSEQKYKETQRRYNSLIKAMHKAEDRMQPVLVALKDNTLYLKHNLNAKAIGALQGEYQSIKEDVEVLIKEMNQAIQQSQQFIDLLKS; encoded by the coding sequence ATGAGAGAATTCAAGAGTTATTTTGCCCTACTGATTTTATTTGCCTGCTTATCCGGTTGCTCCAGTGCCTATTATTCGGCGATGGAAAAAGTCGGTATCCATAAGCGGGATATCATGGTGGATCGGGTGGAAGAAGCTAAAGATTCACAGCAGGAGGCCCAACAGCAGTTTGCCAGCGCCCTGGAGCAGCTGTCGGCATTGATCGCCTTTGATGGTGGCGACCTGCAAACCCAGTATGAATTGACCAACGAGCAATATGAAAACAGCAAAAATGCTGCCGAGGAAGTCGGGGCGCGTATTGCTGCGGTGGAAAATGTCGCCGATGCCTTGTTTGACGAATGGCACGAAGAATTAAGCCAGTACTCCAGCGCTAAATTAAGACGCCAAAGCGAGCAAAAATACAAGGAAACCCAAAGACGCTATAACAGCCTGATCAAGGCGATGCACAAGGCCGAAGACCGAATGCAGCCGGTTTTAGTGGCCTTAAAAGATAATACCCTGTATTTAAAACATAACCTTAATGCCAAAGCCATCGGTGCGTTGCAGGGGGAATATCAGAGTATTAAGGAGGATGTCGAAGTGTTGATCAAGGAAATGAACCAGGCGATACAGCAGTCTCAACAGTTTATTGATTTACTGAAGAGTTAA
- a CDS encoding paraquat-inducible protein A → MIKKHLGFAFNIAALALFIPGIILPMFSMSMEMTARVSASTLSSDLLNKELSLLATIEELWQDQRLLVAALIFLFSICIPLLKTALVSLAYFKKNTDIEAKILNFVASIGKWSMADVFVVAVFLAILSTNHAETANNQQFSILGFKVDLLISSETFSAAGLGFYYFTGYCLLSLLGTHFSHSSLK, encoded by the coding sequence ATGATAAAAAAACACTTAGGTTTTGCCTTTAATATTGCCGCCCTCGCCCTCTTTATTCCCGGTATCATTTTGCCGATGTTTTCCATGTCGATGGAGATGACAGCCCGGGTAAGCGCCTCAACCTTGTCCTCAGATTTATTGAACAAAGAGCTGTCTTTACTGGCCACCATAGAAGAGTTATGGCAAGACCAGCGTTTACTGGTCGCCGCGCTGATCTTTTTGTTTTCCATTTGTATCCCGCTGTTAAAGACCGCCCTGGTCAGCCTGGCCTATTTCAAAAAAAATACCGATATCGAAGCGAAAATTTTAAACTTTGTTGCCAGTATCGGAAAATGGTCGATGGCGGATGTCTTTGTCGTCGCGGTGTTTTTAGCGATTTTATCCACTAACCATGCTGAAACCGCCAATAACCAGCAATTTTCTATCCTGGGCTTTAAAGTAGATTTATTGATCAGCAGCGAAACTTTCTCTGCCGCCGGCCTGGGCTTTTATTATTTTACCGGTTATTGCCTGTTATCATTGCTCGGTACCCATTTTAGCCACAGTAGCCTTAAATAA
- a CDS encoding ABC transporter ATP-binding protein, whose product MKEVNIESNLSEQQKAVVTMNNIHKSYTGQQIQTHALQGISLDIYQGEFVAITGPSGCGKSTLLSIMGLMDSASEGDYQLSDIQTSGLTVDQRSQIRNRHIGYVFQSFNLIDTLSVFENVALVLEHRNCRKGEIKTRVEASLEQVGMSHRKHYKPNQLSGGQQQRIAIARALVGAPDLLLVDEPTGNLDTKNGDQVMNLLAELNKQGATIVMVTHDSRYTRCANRQIQLLDGQIVTEQKVKGAA is encoded by the coding sequence ATGAAAGAAGTCAATATAGAAAGTAATTTATCAGAGCAACAAAAAGCCGTGGTGACCATGAACAATATCCATAAGTCTTATACCGGTCAGCAGATTCAAACTCATGCCTTACAGGGGATTTCCCTGGATATTTACCAGGGGGAATTCGTTGCCATTACCGGTCCCTCCGGCTGCGGCAAGTCCACCCTGCTGTCCATTATGGGCTTGATGGACAGTGCCAGTGAGGGGGATTATCAGCTTAGTGATATCCAGACATCGGGTTTAACCGTAGATCAGCGCAGCCAGATACGTAACCGTCATATCGGCTATGTGTTCCAGTCGTTTAACCTCATTGATACCTTGTCTGTGTTTGAAAATGTCGCTTTGGTATTAGAGCACAGGAATTGCCGCAAAGGTGAAATTAAAACCCGGGTGGAAGCCAGCCTGGAGCAAGTGGGCATGAGTCACAGAAAGCACTATAAGCCTAACCAGTTATCCGGGGGGCAGCAGCAGCGCATCGCCATCGCCCGCGCTTTGGTGGGAGCGCCTGATTTATTGCTGGTGGATGAGCCCACAGGAAACCTGGATACCAAAAACGGCGATCAGGTGATGAATCTATTGGCCGAACTCAATAAGCAGGGGGCAACCATAGTTATGGTGACCCATGACAGTCGTTATACCCGCTGCGCCAACCGGCAAATTCAGCTGCTTGACGGTCAGATAGTAACCGAGCAAAAAGTTAAGGGGGCGGCATGA